A genome region from Thiovulum sp. ES includes the following:
- a CDS encoding adenylate kinase-like kinase (PFAM: Adenylate kinase), whose translation MKKVFFIIGAPGSGKTTDAELIAERNSDLIAHFSTGNLLRDEVASGSDLGKEIDSYVSKGLLCPIDIVLNTVAKALKNSDKETILIDGFPRSEEQMVKFEEILQTENSLDLKSVIEVTVSEETAKDRVLGRARGADDNVEVFNNRMSVYLEPLNAIETFYNSKNILKKIDGERTIEEIVDEMEAFVKSV comes from the coding sequence TTATTATTGGTGCTCCAGGTTCTGGAAAAACAACTGATGCTGAATTAATTGCAGAAAGAAACAGCGACCTCATCGCTCACTTTTCAACTGGAAATCTTCTCCGAGATGAAGTGGCAAGTGGTTCAGATTTAGGAAAAGAGATCGATTCTTATGTTAGTAAAGGTCTTCTTTGCCCAATCGATATTGTTCTAAATACGGTTGCAAAAGCTCTTAAAAATTCTGATAAAGAGACAATTCTTATTGATGGTTTCCCAAGAAGTGAAGAGCAAATGGTAAAATTTGAAGAGATTCTTCAAACTGAAAATTCATTAGATTTAAAATCAGTTATCGAAGTTACGGTTTCAGAAGAGACAGCAAAAGATCGAGTTCTTGGTCGTGCAAGAGGTGCTGATGACAATGTTGAAGTTTTTAATAACAGAATGAGTGTCTATCTTGAACCATTAAATGCAATTGAAACTTTTTATAACTCTAAAAATATTCTTAAGAAAATTGACGGCGAAAGAACAATCGAAGAGATTGTTGATGAAATGGAAGCTTTTGTAAAAAGTGTTTAA